Proteins found in one Panicum hallii strain FIL2 chromosome 4, PHallii_v3.1, whole genome shotgun sequence genomic segment:
- the LOC112888889 gene encoding protein MEI2-like 2 codes for MDPSQYPFNLPGPAVPPASKPRQMAASNNPWRIPQPPLLNARAGLGDASLFSTSLPLLPHEKLNFPDSAHGTPSMDDTSAKMKVLSDDPEEKDYKFDFDLRQIDDLLPDEDEFFAGITDEIEPVGKTNNTEELEEFDVFGSGGGMELDLDPLESVTASFANSSIADGARGNGISPFGVPSAVGTVAGEHPYGEHPSRTLFVRNINSNVEDSELRSLFEQYGDIRTLYTATKHRGFVMISYFDIRSARNAMRALQNKPLRRRKLDIHFSIPKENPSDKDLNQGTLVIFNLDPSVSNEEVRQIFGAYGEVKEIRETPNKKHHKFIEFYDVRAAEAALRSLNKSEIAGKRIKLEPSRPGGTRRNLMQQLGHDLDQEEPRSYRHPHVGSPIANSPPGVWAHYSSPTDNNMLQAFNRSPTGNGISPIGMPSLMSNAVKIAPIGKDSNRSKYDQLFSNGNQSLGTAFQHSHSYQDRNSEHLNSSPGTLSGPQFLWGSPKPYSETSQSPVWRPQAIGSALSTNSRSQGQGFLHSSRQASLFGSSDQHQQHHHHVGSAPSGAPFESHFGFLPESPETSFMKQVRFGNMGNIGTGRNGAGLMLNLAGRASLSPVSSLSGSLTDNSSSNFRPMLSPRLGHAFYSNPTYQGPGSFGLDSSIDRARNRRVDSSALQVDSKRQYQLDLEKIRKGDDTRTTLMIKNIPNKYTSKMLLAAIDELHKGTYDFFYLPIDFKNKCNVGYAFINMISPTHIISFYQAFNGKKWEKFNSEKVASLAYARIQGRTALISHFQNSSLMNEDKRCRPILFHPNGLESGNQEAFPINGICIHMPVEDGAGDSLDNEDDVKTGGESSMHMAGSL; via the exons ATGGACCCATCACAGTATCCTTTCAACCTGCCAG GTCCTGCGGTGCCCCCTGCCTCCAAGCCGAGGCAGATGGCTGCAAGTAACAACCCTTGGAGGATACCTCAACCACCGCTGCTCAATGCACGCGCTGGCTTGGGCGATGCAAGCCTCTTCTCAACCTCGCTGCCGCTTCTTCCTCATGAGAAAT TGAACTTTCCTGATTCTGCACATGGTACCCCATCAATGGATGACACTTCTGCCAAAATGAAAGTGCTTAGTGATGACCCAGAAGAGAAGGACTACAAGTTCGATTTTGATCTTCGCCAGATAGATGACTTGCTGCCTGACGAAGATGAGTTTTTCGCTGGGATCACAGATGAGATCGAACCAGTTGGGAAGACAAATAACACGGAGGAATTGGAAGAGTTTGATGTATTTGGCAGCGGAGGGGGCATGGAGCTGGACTTGGATCCTTTGGAGAGCGTCACGGCTAGTTTCGCAAATTCAAGTATTGCTGATGGGGCTAGAGGCAATGGGATCAGCCCTTTTGGTGTCCCAAGCGCTGTCGGGACTGTGGCTGGGGAGCATCCATATGGAGAACACCCTTCCAGAACATTGTTTGTAAGGAACATCAATAGCAATGTTGAGGACTCTGAACTGCGCTCTTTGTTTGAG CAATACGGGGATATCAGAACCCTCTACACTGCAACAAAGCACAGGGGTTTTGTGATGATATCTTATTTTGATATCCGGTCTGCACGCAACGCAATGCGTGCGTTGCAGAACAAGCCTCTGAGGAGGAGAAAGCTGGACATCCATTTTTCCATACCAAAG GAGAATCCATCTGACAAAGATTTAAACCAGGGAACTCTTGTTATATTTAACTTGGACCCGTCAGTTTCTAATGAAGAGGTTCGCCAGATTTTCGGGGCATATGGGGAAGTAAAAGAG ATAAGAGAGACACCAAACAAAAAGCATCATAAGTTTATAGAGTTTTATGATGTAAGAGCAGCAGAGGCTGCTCTTCGGTCACTTAATAAAAGTGAGATAGCTGGAAAACGAATCAAGTTGGAACCAAGTCGTCCTGGTGGAACACGTAGAAA CTTGATGCAGCAACTTGGTCATGATTTGGACCAAGAGGAGCCCAGAAGCTATAGACATCCTCATGTTGGTTCACCTATTGCTAACTCTCCTCCAG GGGTATGGGCTCACTATAGTAGTCCAACAGATAACAATATGTTGCAGGCTTTCAACAGGTCTCCAACCGGAAATGGAATAAGTCCCATTGGAATGCCTTCACTAATGTCAAATGCTGTGAAGATTGCACCTATTGGGAAGGATAGCAATCGGTCTAAATATGATCAACTATTCTCAAATGGCAACCAGTCCCTGGGAACTGCATTTCAGCACTCCCACTCATACCAGGATCGCAACAGTGAACATTTGAATTCTAGTCCTGGTACTTTATCTGGGCCCCAATTTCTCTGGGGTAGTCCAAAGCCCTATTCAGAAACCTCTCAATCCCCTGTTTGGCGTCCACAAGCAATTGGGTCTGCATTGTCAACTAATAGCCGCTCTCAGGGGCAAGGCTTCTTGCATAGCAGCCGTCAGGCTTCATTATTTGGGTCTTCAGAtcagcaccagcagcaccatcATCATGTTGGTTCTGCCCCTTCAGGTGCTCCATTTGAGAGCCATTTTGGCTTTTTACCTGAATCGCCAGAGACATCTTTTATGAAGCAAGTCAGGTTCGGGAACATGGGAAATATTGGTACTGGCAGAAACGGGGCAGGCCTCATGCTGAACTTGGCTGGCCGTGCTTCTTTGAGTCCTGTTTCTTCTCTGAGTGGAAGTCTGACAGATAATAGTTCTAGTAACTTCAGACCAATGCTGTCACCAAGATTGGGACATGCATTCTACAGTAACCCCACATACCAAGGTCCTGGCTCTTTCGGACTTGACAGTTCCATTGACCGTGCCCGTAACCGCCGAGTTGACAGCAGTGCGCTTCAAGTCGATAGCAAGAGGCAGTACCAGCTTGATTTGGAGAAGATTCGCAAAGGCGATGATACTAGGACGACATTGATGATTAAAAACATTCCAAACAA ATATACATCTAAGATGCTTTTGGCCGCGATTGATGAACTTCACAAAGGAACTTATGATTTCTTCTACCTGCCAATTGATTTTAAG aACAAATGCAATGTTGGATATGCGTTCATTAACATGATATCACCCACACACATTATATCATTCTACCAG GCATTTAATGGTAAGAAATGGGAGAAGTTCAACAGTGAGAAAGTAGCCTCCTTGGCTTATGCTAGAATCCAAGGACGGACTGCGCTGATATCACATTTTCAGAATTCAAGCTTGATGAACGAGGATAAGAGGTGCCGGCCCATTCTTTTCCATCCCAACGGTCTGGAATCTGGAAATCAG GAAGCATTTCCTATCAATGGCATATGCATCCACATGCCTGTGGAAGATGGGGCAGGTGATTCACTTGACAATGAAGACGACGTGAAGACGGGAGGAGAGAGCTCCATGCACATGGCCGGGAGCTTGTGA
- the LOC112890938 gene encoding homogentisate 1,2-dioxygenase isoform X2: MWLYRIKPSVTHEPFHPRPAHARLVGEFDRSTTAATPTQLRWRPPEVPLDPPLDFIDGLYTVCGAGSSFLRHGYAIHMYAANRSMDGCAFCNADGDFLIVPQQGRLLITTECGKMLVSPGEIVVIPQGFRFAIDLPDGPSRGYVSEIFGTHFQLPDLGPIGANGLASPRDFLSPTAWFEQVHRPGYTIVHKYGGELFTATQDFSPFNVVAWHGNYVPYKYDLSRFCPFNTVLFDHGDPSVNTVLTAPTDKAGVALLDFVIFPPRWLVAENTFRPPYYHRNCMSEFMGLIYGIYEAKADGFLPGGASLHSCMTPHGPDTKTYEATISRADANEPFRLSGTLAFMFESSLIPRVCRWALDSPCRDLDYYQCWIGLKSHFSHDNGATASEPAASP; this comes from the exons AT GTGGCTCTACCGGATCAAGCCATCGGTGACCCACGAGCCCTTCCACCCCCGCCCCGCCCATGCCCGCCTCGTCGGGGAGTTCGACcgctccaccaccgccgccacgcccACGCAGCTGCGCTGGAGGCCGCCCGAGGTGCCCCTGGACCCGCCCCTCGACTTCATCGACGGCCTCTACACCGTCTGCGGCGCCGGGAGCTCCTTCCTCAGACACGGATACGCCATCCACAT GTACGCTGCTAACAGGTCCATGGACGGATGCGCCTTCTGCAACGCAGACGGTGATTTCCTCATTGTTCCCCAGCAAGGAA GGTTGTTGATCACAACCGAATGTGGAAAGATGCTAGTTTCACCTGGCGAAATTGTTGTGATTCCTCAAGGCTTCCGCTTTGCCATTGACTTGCCTGATGGCCCCTCACGAGGCTATGTTTCTGAGATTTTCGGCACCCACTTTCAGCTCCCTGATCTTGGCCCAATCG GTGCCAATGGTTTGGCTTCACCAAGGGATTTCCTTTCCCCCACAGCATGGTTTGAGCAGGTCCACCGCCCTGGATACACAATAGTGCACAAGTACGGTGGTGAACTATTCACTGCCACGCAGGATTTTTCTCCGTTCAATGTGGTTGCATGGCATGGGAATTATGTCCCATACAAG TATGATTTGAGTAGGTTCTGCCCATTTAATACGGTCCTATTTGATCATGGTGACCCTTCAGTAAACACAG TCCTTACCGCGCCAACTGATAAGGCTGGCGTCGCATTACTTGATTTTGTAATATTCCCACCTAGGTGGTTGGTTGCTGAAAATACGTTCCGCCCTCCATACTACCATCGCAACTGCATGAGTGAGTTCATGGGCCTGATTTATGGGATATACGAG GCTAAGGCTGATGGTTTTCTCCCCGGAGGTGCTAGCCTTCACAGCTGCATGACACCACATGGACCAGACACCAAGACATACGAGGCAACGATCAGCCGCGCCGATGCCAATGAGCCATTCAGGCTCAGCGGTACGCTGGCGTTCATGTTCGAGTCTTCGCTCATCCCTCGTGTGTGCAGGTGGGCTCTTGATTCGCCATGTCGAGACCTTGATTACTACCAGTGCTGGATTGGATTGAAGTCCCACTTCTCACATGATAATGGAGCCACAGCCAGCGAGCCTGCTGCAAGTCCATAG
- the LOC112890938 gene encoding homogentisate 1,2-dioxygenase isoform X1, which translates to MGAQEELRYLSGLGNTFSSEAVPGSLPVGQNSPLVCPRGLYAEQLSGTSFTTPRAQNLRTWLYRIKPSVTHEPFHPRPAHARLVGEFDRSTTAATPTQLRWRPPEVPLDPPLDFIDGLYTVCGAGSSFLRHGYAIHMYAANRSMDGCAFCNADGDFLIVPQQGRLLITTECGKMLVSPGEIVVIPQGFRFAIDLPDGPSRGYVSEIFGTHFQLPDLGPIGANGLASPRDFLSPTAWFEQVHRPGYTIVHKYGGELFTATQDFSPFNVVAWHGNYVPYKYDLSRFCPFNTVLFDHGDPSVNTVLTAPTDKAGVALLDFVIFPPRWLVAENTFRPPYYHRNCMSEFMGLIYGIYEAKADGFLPGGASLHSCMTPHGPDTKTYEATISRADANEPFRLSGTLAFMFESSLIPRVCRWALDSPCRDLDYYQCWIGLKSHFSHDNGATASEPAASP; encoded by the exons ATGGGCGCGCAGGAGGAGCTGCGCTACCTCTCCGGGCTGGGCAACACCTTCTCGTCGGAGGCGGTGCCGGGGTCGCTCCCCGTCGGCCAGAACAGCCCGCTGGTGTGCCCGCGGGGCCTCTACGCCGAGCAGCTCTCCGGCACCTCCTTCACCACCCCGCGGGCCCAGAACCTGCGCAC GTGGCTCTACCGGATCAAGCCATCGGTGACCCACGAGCCCTTCCACCCCCGCCCCGCCCATGCCCGCCTCGTCGGGGAGTTCGACcgctccaccaccgccgccacgcccACGCAGCTGCGCTGGAGGCCGCCCGAGGTGCCCCTGGACCCGCCCCTCGACTTCATCGACGGCCTCTACACCGTCTGCGGCGCCGGGAGCTCCTTCCTCAGACACGGATACGCCATCCACAT GTACGCTGCTAACAGGTCCATGGACGGATGCGCCTTCTGCAACGCAGACGGTGATTTCCTCATTGTTCCCCAGCAAGGAA GGTTGTTGATCACAACCGAATGTGGAAAGATGCTAGTTTCACCTGGCGAAATTGTTGTGATTCCTCAAGGCTTCCGCTTTGCCATTGACTTGCCTGATGGCCCCTCACGAGGCTATGTTTCTGAGATTTTCGGCACCCACTTTCAGCTCCCTGATCTTGGCCCAATCG GTGCCAATGGTTTGGCTTCACCAAGGGATTTCCTTTCCCCCACAGCATGGTTTGAGCAGGTCCACCGCCCTGGATACACAATAGTGCACAAGTACGGTGGTGAACTATTCACTGCCACGCAGGATTTTTCTCCGTTCAATGTGGTTGCATGGCATGGGAATTATGTCCCATACAAG TATGATTTGAGTAGGTTCTGCCCATTTAATACGGTCCTATTTGATCATGGTGACCCTTCAGTAAACACAG TCCTTACCGCGCCAACTGATAAGGCTGGCGTCGCATTACTTGATTTTGTAATATTCCCACCTAGGTGGTTGGTTGCTGAAAATACGTTCCGCCCTCCATACTACCATCGCAACTGCATGAGTGAGTTCATGGGCCTGATTTATGGGATATACGAG GCTAAGGCTGATGGTTTTCTCCCCGGAGGTGCTAGCCTTCACAGCTGCATGACACCACATGGACCAGACACCAAGACATACGAGGCAACGATCAGCCGCGCCGATGCCAATGAGCCATTCAGGCTCAGCGGTACGCTGGCGTTCATGTTCGAGTCTTCGCTCATCCCTCGTGTGTGCAGGTGGGCTCTTGATTCGCCATGTCGAGACCTTGATTACTACCAGTGCTGGATTGGATTGAAGTCCCACTTCTCACATGATAATGGAGCCACAGCCAGCGAGCCTGCTGCAAGTCCATAG
- the LOC112888890 gene encoding uncharacterized acetyltransferase At3g50280, which translates to MAATLVRVVSRRTVKPPPRPRERIPLTTWDVSMLSADYIQKGLLYAPPPFSTARLLDHLQDALADALVAYYPVAGRFATEQHPGGGCSVYIDCHGQGVDIIHAVADGVAVADAIPPDADVPRLVQSLFPLDGAVNHDGHHLPLFVVQVTELADGVFVAFVYNHALSDGTAFWDFINVWAGISRARLLSPISSGGKDQDHNQNRLRPPLLERWSPDGLPSSRAVVLPYPDLTGLIERLSPPPLRERMLHFSAESLAALKERARQELLVAGDAAGAAAVTRFQALSSLVWRCVTRARRLAPEQPTVCRAAINNRARLRPQLPPEYFGNTIYAISTEAVRAGELLERGHGWAAAAVGRAVAAHTDADIRARVAAWTAKPIVYTLRYFDPSGVMMGSSPRFDMYGCDFGWGEALAARSGRANKFDGKASLYPGREGGGSIDAELVLTPEHMARLEQDQEFWAAVTPDKPCSPPPAAAEAPAMGKN; encoded by the coding sequence ATGGCGGCAACCTTGGTGCGCGTGGTGTCCCGTCGCACCGTcaagccgccgccccgcccgcgcgaGCGCATCCCCCTCACCACCTGGGACGTCTCCATGCTCTCCGCCGACTACATCCAGAAGGGCCTCCTCtacgcgccgccgcccttctcCACCGCCCGCCTCCTCGACCACCTCCAGGACGCGCTCGCCGACGCGCTCGTCGCCTACtaccccgtcgccggccgcttCGCCACGGAGCAGCACCCCGGCGGGGGCTGCTCCGTCTACATCGACTGCCACGGCCAGGGCGTCGACATCATCCACGCAGTGGCCGacggcgtcgccgtcgccgacgcCATCCCTCCCGACGCCGACGTCCCGCGCCTCGTCCAGTCCTTGTTCCCCCTCGACGGCGCAGTCAACCACGACGGCCACCACCTGCCCCTCTTCGTCGTCCAGGTCACCGAACTCGCCGACGGCGTCTTCGTCGCCTTCGTCTACAACCACGCGCTCTCCGACGGCACCGCCTTCTGGGACTTCATCAACGTCTGGGCGGGGATCTCGCGCGCCCGCCTACTCTCGCCTATCTCCTCCGGCGGCAAGGACCAGGACCACAACCAGAACCGGTTGCGCCCCCCGCTGCTGGAGCGCTGGTCCCCCGACGGCCTGCCGTCCTCCCGAGCCGTCGTGCTCCCGTACCCCGACCTCACGGGGCTCATCGAGAGActgtccccgccgccgctgcgcgAGCGCATGCTCCACTTCTCCGCCGAGTCCCTGGCAGCGCTCAaggagcgcgcgcggcaggagCTCCTGGTGGCCGGGGACGCGGCCGGCGCGGCCGCCGTCACCAGGTTCCAGGCGCTGAGCTCGCTGGTGTGGCGCTGCGTGACCCGGGCGCGGCGCCTGGCGCCGGAGCAGCCCACCGTATGCCGCGCCGCCATCAACAACCGCGCGCGGCTCCGGCCGCAGCTGCCGCCCGAGTACTTCGGCAACACCATCTACGCCATCTCGACGGAGGCGGTGCGCGCGGGGGAGCTGCTGGAGCGCGGCCacgggtgggcggcggcggccgtggggcGCGCAGTGGCGGCGCACACGGACGCGGACATCcgggcgcgcgtggcggcgtgGACGGCCAAGCCCATCGTCTACACGCTGCGCTACTTCGACCCCAGCGGCGTGATGATGGGGAGCTCGCCGCGGTTCGACATGTACGGCTGCGACTTCGGGTGGGGggaggcgctggcggcgcgCAGCGGCAGGGCCAACAAGTTCGACGGCAAGGCGTCGCTGTACCCGGggagggagggcggcggcagcatCGACGCGGAGCTGGTGCTGACGCCGGAGCACATGGCGCGGCTGGAGCAGGACCAAGAGTTCTGGGCGGCCGTGACTCCGGACAAGCCGTGTTCCcctccgccggcggcggcggaggcgccggCCATGGGGAAGAATTGA